The Coffea arabica cultivar ET-39 chromosome 4e, Coffea Arabica ET-39 HiFi, whole genome shotgun sequence genome includes a window with the following:
- the LOC113741395 gene encoding pentatricopeptide repeat-containing protein At5g50280, chloroplastic-like: MALLKYYPIIHFPSSPPSFPLLNDHHPSTPKLFKLTKASHIQISVSLSSPSSSSPPPPHTSTVSQSSTSPIFLPFLQGNSNSETELNPPQESSKDENFDSKVNRDDPLIRFFKSQTSNPDPDPGKEGKISLRENRKSSWHLAFETDNSPQGDEEIENFQLGSPLVDSNSVSTSESKVGGMVGEILEKAKTLPDNSTLGEVLGGFQGKVSEKDCWEVLGMLGEEGLIRSCVYFFEWMRLQEPSLVSPRACSVLFPLLGIAGMGDEILVLFRNLPDEKRFGDVHIYNAAISGLLGCGRYDDAWGVYKSMGANNVQPDHVTCSIMVTVLRKKGNSAKDAWELVEKMKTKGVKWSLEVSGALIKSFCEEGLKKEALIIQSDMEKRGISSNAVVYNTIMDAYCKSNQIEEAEGLFVEMKAKGISPTAASYNILMDAYSRRMQPEIVEKLMLEMENVGLEPNVKSYTCLISAYGRQKKMSDMAADAFLKMKKVGIIPTSHSYTALIHAYSVSGWHEKAYLAFQNMQKEGIKPSIETYTALLDAYRRAGDTQMLMEIWKMMIRNKIDGTRVTFNILLDGFAKQGHYVEARDVICEFRKIGFEPTIMTYNMLVNAYARGGQESKLPQLLKEMAALQLKPDSITYSTMIYAYLRVRDFRRAFFYHKQMVKSGQVPDAKSYEKLRAILDVKAKIKNRRDKSALMGIINSSLGLMKQKKKRKKDEFWKNRKKRSRTHGTAKAGN, translated from the exons ATGGCGCTTCTCAAATATTATCCCATCATCCATTTTCCTTCTTCTCCTCCTTCCTTTCCTCTGCTTAACGATCATCATCCCTCAACACCTAAACTCTTCAAGCTTACCAAAGCATCCCATATTCAAATATCCGTTTCACTTTCCtccccttcttcttcttctcctcctcctcctcacaCTTCTACTGTTTCTCAGTCGTCAACTTCACCAATTTTCCTACCATTTCTTCAAGGAAACTCAAATTCAGAAACCGAACTAAACCCACCTCAAGAATCGTCAAAAGATGAAAACTTTGACTCCAAAGTTAACAGAGATGACCCACTTATCAGATTCTTCAAGTCTCAAACTTCGaacccggacccggacccgggtAAAGAAGGCAAAATTTCCCTCCGGGAAAACCGAAAATCCTCTTGGCACCTAGCTTTTGAAACTGATAATTCACCTCAAGgtgatgaagaaattgaaaattttcaactgGGTTCTCCTTTAGTTGACTCAAATTCAGTTAGTACCAGTGAATCAAAAGTAGGTGGGATGGTTGGGGAAATATTAGAAAAGGCGAAGACTTTACCGGACAACTCAACTCTAGGTGAGGTTTTGGGAGGATTTCAGGGGAAAGTGAGTGAGAAAGATTGTTGGGAGGTATTGGGAATGCTGGGTGAGGAAGGGCTAATAAGGagttgtgtgtatttttttgaaTGGATGAGATTGCAGGAGCCTTCTTTGGTTTCTCCTAGAGCTTGTTCCGTTCTGTTTCCCCTTTTGGGGATAGCAGGAATGGGAGATGAGATATTGGTATTATTCAGGAACTTGCCTGATGAGAAAAGATTCGGGGATGTTCATATTTATAATGCTGCAATTTCAGGACTTTTGGGATGTGGGAG GTATGATGATGCTTGGGGAGTATACAAATCAATGGGAGCAAATAATGTCCAACCAGATCATGTGACGTGCTCCATTATGGTTACAGTTCTGAGAAAGAAAGGTAATAGTGCTAAAGATGCATGGGAGTTGGTTGAAAAGATGAAAACAAAAGGAGTCAAGTGGAGTTTGGAAGTTTCAGGTGCGTTAATCAAGTCCTTTTGTGAGGAGGGACTGAAGAAGGAAGCTCTTATTATCCAATCAGATATGGAGAAAAGAGGGATTTCTTCCAATGCTGTTGTGTATAATACAATCATGGATGCATATTGTAAATCAAACCAGATTGAAGAAGCTGAGGGTCTTTTTGTCGAGATGAAGGCTAAGGGAATTTCACCCACTGCTGCCAGTTATAACATTCTAATGGATGCTTATAGCAGAAGAATGCAGCCTGAAATTGTTGAGAAACTGATGCTAGAGATGGAAAATGTGGGGTTGGAGCCTAATGTCAAATCATATACATGTTTAATTAGTGCTTATGGAAGGCAGAAAAAAATGAGTGACATGGCTGCAGATGCattcttgaaaatgaaaaaggttGGTATAATTCCTACGTCACATTCTTATACAGCTCTCATTCACGCCTATTCAGTAAGTGGCTGGCATGAGAAAGCTTATTTGGCCTTTCAGAATATGCAAAAGGAGGGAATTAAACCCTCCATTGAAACCTATACTGCTCTGCTTGATGCATATAGACGTGCCGGTGACACCCAAATGCTGATGGAGATTTGGAAGATGATGATAAGGAATAAAATTGATGGCACACGGGTGACCTTTAACATTCTCTTGGATGGATTTGCTAAACAAGGACACTATGTTGAAGCAAGAGATGTAATATGTGAATTCAGAAAAATTGGATTTGAACCAACCATAATGACTTATAATATGTTAGTGAATGCGTATGCAAGGGGAGGACAAGAATCAAAATTGCCACAGCTTCTGAAGGAGATGGCTGCATTGCAACTGAAACCTGATTCTATCACTTATTCTACGATGATATATGCTTATCTACGTGTCCGAGATTTTAGAAGGGCATTCTTTTATCACAAGCAGATGGTGAAAAGTGGGCAGGTTCCAGATGCCAAATCATATGAGAAGCTTAGGGCAATCTTGGATGTGAAGGCCAAAATAAAGAATAGGAGGGATAAGAGTGCTCTTATGGGTATAATTAATAGCAGCTTGGGTTTGATGaaacagaagaaaaaaaggaaaaaagatgagttttggaaaaatagaaagaaacgGTCAAGAACACATGGCACAGCCAAAGCTGGAAACTGA
- the LOC113742785 gene encoding probable Ufm1-specific protease isoform X1, producing MDTDIQNSNIRILCRKLVLPKLHDQSAEIPQIRWLIGSPFFPSPTIIATIRCINSADFSKESDDIRILLPKGFEVIGALIVKNDPNFENSVGEAVDAAVRLRKLLYGDAGGGFSEKDQMLVGGVVDLNNAGDVQFFTFKTGNVKKIEKISSILYEEQPEKYVWERGCLLQCELQIKFPVYYPPKNPKEVEKMYIRATEVVVSNLVDLKTTYIMEANGPSAGEQPVVLSGTDLELHKEMSSTTSQESKVKTFACSDLCLKAGKAISYTSIEEYADIIHVSILSNRSKRSLKPAAPIAEYYPAVEDAKVLVVDHKLEVLCYAAKDLSLAAAVSKLIIPALVDQILSMRNKILSHLLTEHPQLQPYHFVPPGFFIPITIFYELSYGEMEMKQVETRKTLHIRFGLPLDRPLLRVVNAINLSVKDNKTTGSALRKGSSLLKDVHLGIPSSGVSGGTVSLIQGSYEYYHYLLDGFDDSGWGCAYRSLQAIVSWFRLQHYSGIDVPSHREIQQTLVEIGDKDPSFIGSREWIGAIELSFVLDKLLGVSCKVINVRSGAELPEKCRELALHFDTQGTPVMIGGGVLAYTLLGVDYNEVSGDCAFLILDPHYTGTDDLKRIVSGGWCGWKKAIDSKGKHFFLHDKFYNLLLPQRPNTV from the exons GATACTGCTTCCAAAGGGTTTTGAGGTGATTGGGGCATTGATAGTGAAAAATGATCCAAATTTTGAGAATTCGGTTGGCGAGGCTGTTGATGCTGCTGTTAGATTGAGGAAGCTGTTGTATGGTGATGCTGGAGGAGGCTTTTCCGAAAAGGATCAAATGTTGGTTGGAGGAGTGGTGGATTTGAATAATGCTGGCGATGTCCAGTTCTTTACGTTCAAGACTGGAAATGTGAAAAAGATTGAGAAGATTAGTTCAATTTTATATGAAGAACAGCCTGAGAAGTATGTGTGGGAGAGAGGTTGTTTACTGCAATGCGAGCTTCAGATTAAGTTTCCAGTATACTATCCACCCAAAAATCCGAAAG AAGTGGAGAAGATGTACATTCGTGCTACTGAAGTTGTCGTGAGTAATTTGGTGGATCTGAAAACCACATACATTATGGAAGCTAATGGACCTTCAGCAGGCGAACAACCTGTCGTCCTTTCTGGCACAGATTTGGAGCTGCACAAGGAAATGTCAAGTACAACTTCTCAAGAATCTAAAGTAAAGACGTTTGCTTGTTCTGACCTTTGCTTGAAGGCTGGGAAAGCGATATCTTATACTTCTATTGAGGAG TATGCAGATATAATCCATGTGAGTATCCTGAGTAACAGATCAAAAAGGTCTCTAAAACCTGCTGCACCTATTGCTGAATATTATCCTG CAGTGGAAGATGCTAAAGTTTTGGTTGTGGATCATAAACTAGAAGTGCTCTGTTATGCAGCAAAGGATCTTTCATTGGCCGCTGCAGTTTCCAAGTTGATCATTCCTGCACTTGTTGATCAGATACTTTCAATGAGAAACAAGATCTTGTCCCATCTTTTAACAGAACATCCGCAG CTACAACCATACCACTTTGTTCCTCCTGGATTTTTTATTCCCATTACCATTTTTTATGAACTCAGTTATGGGGAAATGGAAATGAAGCAAG TTGAAACCAGAAAAACCCTTCATATTAGATTTGGATTGCCATTAGATCGTCCACTCCTAAGAGTCGTGAATGCCATTAACTTATCTGTTAAGGACAATAAAACTACTGGCAGTGCACTTAGGAAAG GTTCATCTTTGCTTAAAGATGTTCATCTTGGTATCCCAAGCAGTGGGG TCTCTGGGGGCACAGTGTCTCTTATTCAAGGTTCCTATGAATACTATCATTACCTCCTTGATGGATTTGACGATTCG GGCTGGGGGTGTGCTTATCGTTCTCTGCAGGCTATTGTTTCCTGGTTTAGGCTCCAACATTACAGTGGAATTGATGTTCCTTCACACAG GGAAATACAACAGACACTTGTGGAGATTGGCGACAAGGATCCTTCTTTTATAGGGTCACGTGAGTGGATTGGAGCTATCGAGTTGAGCTTTGTGTTAGACAAGCTTCTTGGG GTTAGTTGTAAAGTGATAAATGTCAGATCTGGAGCTGAGCTTCCTGAGAAATGTCGAGAGCTGGCATTGCATTTTGATACTCAAGGAACACCTGTCATGATTG GTGGTGGTGTCCTGGCATATACTCTTCTAGGTGTTGATTATAATGAAGTAAGTGGAGATTGTGCATTTCTTATACTTGATCCTCACTATACCGGCACTGATGATCTCAAAAGGATAGTCAGTGGTGGATGGTGTGGCTGGAAAAAAGCCATTGACAGCAAAGGGAAACATTTCTTCTTGCATGATAAGTTCTACAATCTTTTGCTGCCTCAAAGGCCTAATACAGTCTAG
- the LOC113742785 gene encoding probable Ufm1-specific protease isoform X2, with protein MDTDIQNSNIRILCRKLVLPKLHDQSAEIPQIRWLIGSPFFPSPTIIATIRCINSADFSKESDDIRILLPKGFEVIGALIVKNDPNFENSVGEAVDAAVRLRKLLYGDAGGGFSEKDQMLVGGVVDLNNAGDVQFFTFKTGNVKKIEKISSILYEEQPEKYVWERGCLLQCELQIKFPVYYPPKNPKEVEKMYIRATEVVVSNLVDLKTTYIMEANGPSAGEQPVVLSGTDLELHKEMSSTTSQESKVKTFACSDLCLKAGKAISYTSIEEYADIIHVSILSNRSKRSLKPAAPIAEYYPVEDAKVLVVDHKLEVLCYAAKDLSLAAAVSKLIIPALVDQILSMRNKILSHLLTEHPQLQPYHFVPPGFFIPITIFYELSYGEMEMKQVETRKTLHIRFGLPLDRPLLRVVNAINLSVKDNKTTGSALRKGSSLLKDVHLGIPSSGVSGGTVSLIQGSYEYYHYLLDGFDDSGWGCAYRSLQAIVSWFRLQHYSGIDVPSHREIQQTLVEIGDKDPSFIGSREWIGAIELSFVLDKLLGVSCKVINVRSGAELPEKCRELALHFDTQGTPVMIGGGVLAYTLLGVDYNEVSGDCAFLILDPHYTGTDDLKRIVSGGWCGWKKAIDSKGKHFFLHDKFYNLLLPQRPNTV; from the exons GATACTGCTTCCAAAGGGTTTTGAGGTGATTGGGGCATTGATAGTGAAAAATGATCCAAATTTTGAGAATTCGGTTGGCGAGGCTGTTGATGCTGCTGTTAGATTGAGGAAGCTGTTGTATGGTGATGCTGGAGGAGGCTTTTCCGAAAAGGATCAAATGTTGGTTGGAGGAGTGGTGGATTTGAATAATGCTGGCGATGTCCAGTTCTTTACGTTCAAGACTGGAAATGTGAAAAAGATTGAGAAGATTAGTTCAATTTTATATGAAGAACAGCCTGAGAAGTATGTGTGGGAGAGAGGTTGTTTACTGCAATGCGAGCTTCAGATTAAGTTTCCAGTATACTATCCACCCAAAAATCCGAAAG AAGTGGAGAAGATGTACATTCGTGCTACTGAAGTTGTCGTGAGTAATTTGGTGGATCTGAAAACCACATACATTATGGAAGCTAATGGACCTTCAGCAGGCGAACAACCTGTCGTCCTTTCTGGCACAGATTTGGAGCTGCACAAGGAAATGTCAAGTACAACTTCTCAAGAATCTAAAGTAAAGACGTTTGCTTGTTCTGACCTTTGCTTGAAGGCTGGGAAAGCGATATCTTATACTTCTATTGAGGAG TATGCAGATATAATCCATGTGAGTATCCTGAGTAACAGATCAAAAAGGTCTCTAAAACCTGCTGCACCTATTGCTGAATATTATCCTG TGGAAGATGCTAAAGTTTTGGTTGTGGATCATAAACTAGAAGTGCTCTGTTATGCAGCAAAGGATCTTTCATTGGCCGCTGCAGTTTCCAAGTTGATCATTCCTGCACTTGTTGATCAGATACTTTCAATGAGAAACAAGATCTTGTCCCATCTTTTAACAGAACATCCGCAG CTACAACCATACCACTTTGTTCCTCCTGGATTTTTTATTCCCATTACCATTTTTTATGAACTCAGTTATGGGGAAATGGAAATGAAGCAAG TTGAAACCAGAAAAACCCTTCATATTAGATTTGGATTGCCATTAGATCGTCCACTCCTAAGAGTCGTGAATGCCATTAACTTATCTGTTAAGGACAATAAAACTACTGGCAGTGCACTTAGGAAAG GTTCATCTTTGCTTAAAGATGTTCATCTTGGTATCCCAAGCAGTGGGG TCTCTGGGGGCACAGTGTCTCTTATTCAAGGTTCCTATGAATACTATCATTACCTCCTTGATGGATTTGACGATTCG GGCTGGGGGTGTGCTTATCGTTCTCTGCAGGCTATTGTTTCCTGGTTTAGGCTCCAACATTACAGTGGAATTGATGTTCCTTCACACAG GGAAATACAACAGACACTTGTGGAGATTGGCGACAAGGATCCTTCTTTTATAGGGTCACGTGAGTGGATTGGAGCTATCGAGTTGAGCTTTGTGTTAGACAAGCTTCTTGGG GTTAGTTGTAAAGTGATAAATGTCAGATCTGGAGCTGAGCTTCCTGAGAAATGTCGAGAGCTGGCATTGCATTTTGATACTCAAGGAACACCTGTCATGATTG GTGGTGGTGTCCTGGCATATACTCTTCTAGGTGTTGATTATAATGAAGTAAGTGGAGATTGTGCATTTCTTATACTTGATCCTCACTATACCGGCACTGATGATCTCAAAAGGATAGTCAGTGGTGGATGGTGTGGCTGGAAAAAAGCCATTGACAGCAAAGGGAAACATTTCTTCTTGCATGATAAGTTCTACAATCTTTTGCTGCCTCAAAGGCCTAATACAGTCTAG